In Deltaproteobacteria bacterium, one genomic interval encodes:
- a CDS encoding CDP-alcohol phosphatidyltransferase family protein has translation MNIPNLLTIVRIVCVPILVICLMEGRFGEAFMVFVIGGVSDALDGLLARTLHQKTLIGAILDPVADKLLLDSTFVVLAAINTIPRWLAVVVISRDVIIVAGVLILFLIRGSVKIKPTISSKLTTLIQLGTAFTVLLSLETGWFRDLLPILHAATGAITAVSGGQYLAIGFRLLNANPES, from the coding sequence CTGAACATCCCCAATCTACTGACCATAGTCAGGATCGTCTGCGTGCCCATCCTCGTCATATGTCTCATGGAAGGACGCTTCGGCGAGGCCTTCATGGTGTTCGTGATCGGCGGGGTGAGCGATGCCCTGGACGGACTCCTGGCCCGCACGCTCCACCAGAAGACCCTCATCGGCGCCATCCTCGATCCTGTTGCCGACAAGCTCCTCCTCGACTCTACCTTCGTGGTGCTCGCGGCTATCAATACCATCCCTCGGTGGCTTGCCGTGGTCGTGATCAGCCGGGACGTGATCATTGTCGCTGGCGTGCTCATCCTCTTTCTCATTCGGGGCAGTGTCAAGATAAAACCCACCATCTCGAGCAAACTCACGACCCTTATCCAGCTCGGGACCGCCTTCACCGTCCTCCTTTCCCTCGAAACCGGGTGGTTCAGGGATCTCCTCCCGATCCTCCATGCAGCCACCGGGGCCATCACGGCGGTCTCCGGAGGCCAGTATCTGGCCATAGGATTCCGGCTCCTGAATGCGAACCCGGAAAGCTGA
- the pyrF gene encoding orotidine-5'-phosphate decarboxylase — protein sequence MKTIPLNERIIFALDFSDPEEAKRWVEKVDGKIRFFKVGLQLFLAGWWHVIDHIAGRGNKVMVDLKFFDIPETVRLAVRQMKDRDVTFATIHGNEPIIEAAVREKNDMKILAVTVLTSFDESDMREMGFTGSVEDLVYIRARKALALGCDGIVSSPLEAARLRSDFGSRFIIVTPGIRPGLNRDVEKDDQKRIATAKDAIINGADHVVIGRPISTSADPLSTIDSIQDEIRQALALSRDLRGSTGG from the coding sequence ATGAAAACCATTCCCCTTAATGAACGGATCATATTCGCCCTGGACTTCTCTGACCCCGAAGAGGCGAAACGCTGGGTCGAGAAGGTGGACGGCAAGATCAGATTCTTCAAGGTAGGGCTACAGCTCTTCCTTGCCGGATGGTGGCATGTCATTGATCACATCGCCGGCCGTGGGAACAAGGTCATGGTGGATCTCAAGTTTTTCGACATACCGGAGACGGTCAGGCTTGCTGTTCGGCAGATGAAAGACCGAGACGTGACCTTTGCGACGATCCACGGCAATGAGCCGATCATCGAGGCCGCAGTCAGGGAAAAGAACGACATGAAGATACTTGCAGTCACGGTTCTCACCAGCTTTGACGAGTCCGACATGCGGGAAATGGGATTTACTGGAAGCGTGGAGGATCTGGTCTATATCAGGGCCAGGAAGGCGCTTGCCCTTGGGTGCGACGGCATTGTGTCATCTCCGCTGGAGGCAGCCAGGCTCCGCTCGGATTTCGGCTCCAGGTTCATCATCGTCACCCCTGGAATCAGGCCTGGGCTTAACCGCGACGTGGAAAAGGACGACCAGAAACGTATTGCCACGGCAAAAGATGCGATCATAAATGGTGCCGACCATGTGGTGATCGGACGCCCCATCAGCACATCTGCCGACCCCCTCTCCACCATAGACTCGATCCAGGATGAAATCCGCCAAGCTCTCGCATTATCCAGAGACCTTCGAGGATCGACAGGCGGATAA
- a CDS encoding phosphocholine cytidylyltransferase family protein, which yields MKAIILSAGQGKRLLPLTADIPKCSILLGRKTILEWQIDVIRRCGIEDVVVVLGYQAGKVEQLLEKRYGKGSVRTVFNPFYAVSDNLGTCWIVRGEMNEDFLLLNGDTLFTPTILRKVLESPPHPITVTVNVKDAYDEDDMKVSLEGDRLVRIGKDIPAEQVQAESIGMILFRGEGPSIFVRAVEDAMRMPEGTRRWYLSVIDALARRMPVWSCSITGLPWVEIDVPEDLKQAELVIREIDLSM from the coding sequence ATGAAAGCCATTATTTTGAGCGCTGGGCAGGGGAAACGCCTTCTTCCACTTACGGCGGACATCCCAAAATGTTCCATACTTTTGGGGAGAAAGACCATACTCGAGTGGCAGATCGACGTGATCAGAAGATGCGGCATCGAGGACGTGGTCGTGGTGCTTGGCTATCAGGCCGGAAAGGTGGAGCAGCTTCTGGAAAAAAGATATGGGAAGGGGAGTGTCAGGACGGTCTTCAACCCCTTTTATGCCGTATCCGACAACCTTGGAACCTGCTGGATCGTGCGGGGGGAAATGAATGAAGACTTCCTTCTTCTCAACGGGGATACGCTATTTACGCCGACCATCCTGCGAAAGGTCCTTGAATCGCCTCCCCATCCCATTACGGTCACGGTCAACGTCAAGGACGCATACGACGAGGACGACATGAAGGTGAGCCTTGAAGGTGATCGCCTTGTCCGCATAGGGAAGGACATACCCGCAGAGCAGGTGCAGGCCGAGTCCATCGGCATGATCCTTTTTCGGGGCGAGGGGCCGTCCATTTTTGTCCGTGCGGTTGAGGACGCCATGAGGATGCCGGAAGGAACGAGGCGCTGGTATCTCTCAGTCATCGACGCACTGGCCCGGCGCATGCCCGTCTGGTCGTGTTCCATTACCGGACTTCCTTGGGTCGAGATCGATGTCCCCGAAGACCTGAAACAGGCGGAACTTGTCATTCGAGAGATAGATCTCTCAATGTGA